From Haloarcula sp. CBA1127, a single genomic window includes:
- a CDS encoding AAA family ATPase, translating into MILAVTGGKGGVGKSTIAYNLAAELDALERTDSGDSFANANAGSIVVDGDLGMADLPSSHGPDLHDVLADRADPHEAVREDGPVTLVPCGRTLAGARSADLRRLTDVFAALERTYRWVIVDSPAGMHADVGLPLAAADAAVLVTTPEDAALADALRVRALARELDAGLCRVALNRAGPDPATGAVADRFGAPAVAIPESEPLATAQAHGQPLRETAPDTPARRSIEGLADAVYSCSSV; encoded by the coding sequence ATGATCTTGGCAGTCACCGGCGGCAAGGGCGGCGTCGGCAAGTCCACTATTGCGTACAATCTCGCGGCGGAACTCGACGCGCTCGAACGGACTGACAGCGGGGACTCGTTCGCAAACGCGAACGCGGGCAGCATCGTCGTCGACGGTGACCTCGGGATGGCGGACCTCCCGTCCAGTCACGGTCCTGACCTGCACGACGTTCTTGCCGACCGCGCCGACCCGCACGAAGCTGTCCGGGAGGACGGTCCTGTGACTCTCGTCCCATGCGGACGAACGCTGGCCGGTGCTCGGAGTGCCGACTTGCGGAGGCTCACAGACGTATTCGCCGCGCTGGAGCGGACCTACCGCTGGGTCATCGTGGACTCGCCGGCCGGGATGCACGCCGACGTAGGGCTGCCCCTTGCCGCTGCCGACGCCGCGGTACTCGTCACGACGCCGGAAGACGCGGCGCTCGCTGACGCGCTCCGGGTCCGGGCGCTGGCTCGCGAACTCGATGCCGGACTCTGTCGGGTCGCCCTCAACCGCGCTGGTCCAGATCCTGCGACCGGGGCTGTCGCGGACCGGTTCGGTGCGCCGGCCGTCGCTATCCCGGAAAGTGAGCCGCTAGCGACGGCACAGGCGCATGGACAGCCGCTTCGAGAAACAGCGCCAGACACACCGGCTCGGCGCTCGATTGAAGGGCTCGCTGACGCCGTCTACTCTTGTAGTTCGGTGTAG
- a CDS encoding transcription initiation factor IIB family protein, whose translation MSATVTQCPECNGSVKQQGVESVCGSCGLVVGEDAIDPGPEWRSFDDDDTDRARTGAPLTRSRHDRGLSTKIGRSTRLKGRKRRQFARLRREHNRAQISSKRERNKVYAFTEIRRIISSMALSDAIRDRACVLFESAQNEDLLQGRTLEGFAAAAIYATCRTEGVARTVDELCTVAKATQAELRAAYDALNRELGLPTGPIDPREYVPRFATTLDLPTAVRQHAERLVDEAQDRGLVSGRNPAGVAAACLYTAAQEQDVALTQAEAAETADVTPVTLRGTYTELQE comes from the coding sequence GGCTGGTCGTCGGTGAGGACGCCATCGACCCCGGTCCGGAGTGGCGGTCATTCGACGACGATGACACTGACCGGGCACGCACGGGTGCGCCGCTGACGCGGTCGCGCCACGACCGCGGCCTCTCGACGAAGATCGGCCGGTCGACACGGCTGAAAGGGCGTAAGCGGCGTCAGTTCGCCCGCCTCCGCCGCGAGCACAACCGCGCCCAGATCAGTTCGAAACGCGAGCGAAACAAGGTGTACGCCTTCACCGAGATCCGGCGCATCATCAGTTCGATGGCGCTTTCAGACGCGATCCGGGACCGGGCCTGCGTGCTGTTCGAATCCGCACAGAACGAGGACCTACTGCAGGGACGAACGCTGGAAGGGTTCGCGGCCGCAGCTATCTACGCCACCTGCCGGACCGAAGGCGTCGCCCGAACCGTCGACGAACTCTGTACTGTCGCCAAAGCGACTCAGGCGGAGCTTCGTGCAGCGTACGACGCCTTGAACAGAGAACTCGGACTGCCGACTGGCCCGATTGATCCTCGCGAGTACGTACCACGGTTCGCAACAACGCTGGACCTGCCGACGGCAGTCCGACAGCACGCGGAACGGCTCGTCGACGAGGCACAGGACCGCGGGCTGGTCAGCGGGCGCAATCCGGCCGGCGTCGCGGCGGCGTGTCTCTACACCGCGGCCCAAGAGCAGGACGTGGCGCTCACGCAGGCCGAGGCGGCAGAGACGGCAGACGTAACGCCAGTCACGCTCCGCGGGACCTACACCGAACTACAAGAGTAG
- a CDS encoding LAGLIDADG family homing endonuclease gives MATAENTELIDRFEEFYRNYYRNEIGELAQKYPNDQKSLYIDWDDLYRFDPDLADDYRTKPGQIQEYAEEALRLYDLPVDVSLGQAHVRVRNLPESEDIRDLRHEHHGNLVAVRGIIRKATDVRPKVIEAAFECQRCGTLTRIPQTAGDFQEPHDCQGCERQGPFRLNTDQSQFIDAQKLRVQESPEGLRGGETPQSIDINIEDDITGHVTAGDHVRVTGILKLDQRGNDNEKSPMFDIYMEGVSVEIEDEQFEDMEITDADKKEIVELSNESDIYDKMVGAIAPSIYGYEKEKLAMMLQLFSGVTKELPDGSRIRGDLHMLLIGDPGTGKCVHGDTRVTLADGHERPIREIVESNLDDPNPVDDGVWDAVDFDVPSLRQDGTIATQRATKVWKREAPDTLYRIRTSTGRELDITPSHPLFVQADGRFQARKAEELESGTHIAVPRELSTDGYDDLDITFRESQANNSVDLELPAQWNPELARLIGYIVAEGYVEQRADNTGFVSITNNDVELLDDAKSALETLNLNVTERDPHDGKTARELLCSAGEFVSFLAALDETLLASSADRRVPQDIMRASDDVVSGFIRGYIEGEGHVSTSQREITVASMSKQLLKDVRSLLVTQGITAQLQPRSNGSYRLRISGNSFHDYAEKIGFVTERKTEACQQFEGVRGNTNLDIVPALGPELRRLREALGLTQDECGLPRSTYQHYERGRRNPSHDSLESVLDAFETRLAAMDRNSPAGDTAASDGGGTDSLRRDLDALTALVEGDIAWDRIESIEPIEHDEKWVYDLEIEGTHNYLTNGVVSHNSQMLSYIENIAPRSVYTSGKGSSSAGLTAAAVRDDFGDGQQWTLEAGALVLADQGIAAIDELDKMSPEDRSAMHEALEQQRISVSKAGINATLKSRCSLLGAANPKYGRFDQYEPIGEQIDLEPALISRFDLIFTVTDKPDEEKDRNLAEHIIQTNYAGELHTHRTENPTSNFSEEEVGTVTEEVAPTIEPDLLRKYVAYAKRNCFPTMTEEAKSRIEDFYVDLRMKGQDEDAPVPVTARKLEALVRLAEASARIRLSDTVDEADADRAVDIAHYCLKEIGVDPETGEFDADVVETGQSKTQRDRIQNIKGIISDIEDEYDEGAPADVVIERAEEVGIDESKAEHEIDKLKQKGEVYEPRTDHLRTT, from the coding sequence ATGGCGACCGCCGAGAACACCGAACTCATCGACCGCTTCGAGGAGTTCTACCGCAACTACTACCGCAACGAGATCGGTGAGCTCGCCCAGAAATACCCGAACGACCAGAAATCGCTGTATATCGACTGGGACGACCTCTATCGCTTCGACCCGGACCTGGCCGACGACTACCGCACCAAGCCCGGGCAGATTCAGGAGTACGCCGAGGAGGCCCTTCGACTGTACGACCTCCCGGTTGATGTCTCGCTCGGACAGGCTCACGTCCGCGTCCGGAACCTCCCCGAATCCGAGGATATCCGCGACCTGCGCCACGAACACCACGGCAACCTCGTCGCCGTCCGTGGTATCATCCGGAAAGCGACCGATGTACGCCCGAAAGTCATCGAGGCGGCCTTCGAGTGCCAGCGCTGTGGAACACTCACGCGCATTCCACAGACCGCCGGTGACTTTCAGGAACCCCACGACTGCCAGGGCTGTGAGCGTCAGGGGCCGTTCCGGCTCAACACCGACCAGTCGCAGTTCATCGACGCCCAGAAACTCCGTGTACAGGAATCTCCCGAGGGACTGCGTGGCGGGGAGACGCCCCAGTCAATCGACATCAACATCGAGGACGACATCACGGGCCACGTCACCGCCGGCGACCACGTCCGCGTGACCGGCATCCTCAAACTCGACCAGCGGGGCAACGACAACGAGAAGTCCCCGATGTTCGACATCTACATGGAGGGCGTCAGCGTCGAAATCGAAGACGAGCAGTTCGAGGACATGGAGATCACCGACGCCGACAAGAAGGAGATCGTCGAACTCTCCAACGAATCCGATATCTACGACAAGATGGTCGGGGCCATTGCCCCCTCTATCTACGGCTACGAGAAAGAGAAGCTCGCGATGATGCTCCAGCTCTTCTCGGGCGTGACGAAGGAGCTACCTGACGGCTCTCGAATACGTGGAGACCTCCATATGTTGCTGATAGGAGATCCGGGAACGGGGAAATGCGTCCACGGCGATACACGGGTGACACTTGCAGACGGTCACGAACGCCCGATCCGAGAGATCGTCGAATCGAACTTAGATGATCCCAACCCAGTCGACGACGGAGTGTGGGATGCGGTTGACTTCGATGTCCCGTCACTCCGGCAGGATGGGACGATAGCCACCCAGCGAGCGACCAAGGTCTGGAAGCGCGAAGCACCGGATACGCTGTATCGCATTCGAACTTCGACTGGTCGCGAACTCGACATAACGCCGTCCCATCCGCTGTTCGTTCAGGCTGACGGACGGTTTCAGGCCAGGAAAGCCGAGGAATTAGAGAGTGGAACACATATTGCAGTTCCCAGAGAGTTATCGACAGATGGCTACGACGATTTGGACATCACGTTCCGAGAATCACAGGCCAACAACAGTGTCGATCTTGAACTCCCGGCGCAGTGGAACCCTGAGCTAGCCCGTCTTATCGGCTATATCGTTGCCGAGGGGTACGTCGAACAGCGAGCAGATAACACGGGCTTCGTTTCGATAACGAACAACGACGTCGAACTGCTCGACGACGCAAAATCCGCTCTGGAGACACTGAACCTCAACGTTACAGAACGAGATCCACACGACGGTAAGACTGCCCGCGAACTGTTGTGTTCGGCTGGCGAGTTCGTTAGCTTCCTCGCAGCTCTGGACGAGACGTTGCTCGCGTCGTCGGCAGACAGACGTGTTCCGCAAGATATCATGCGTGCGAGCGACGACGTTGTTTCCGGATTTATCAGAGGATATATTGAGGGGGAGGGTCACGTCTCGACATCACAGCGGGAGATTACTGTTGCCTCGATGAGTAAACAGCTGCTGAAAGATGTTCGGTCCCTGCTCGTCACGCAGGGAATCACAGCACAACTCCAACCCCGGAGCAACGGCAGCTACCGGCTTCGAATCTCCGGGAACTCCTTCCACGACTACGCCGAAAAAATCGGATTTGTTACAGAGCGAAAGACAGAGGCGTGCCAGCAGTTCGAAGGAGTCCGCGGAAATACAAATCTCGATATTGTCCCCGCTCTGGGTCCGGAACTCCGCCGCCTTCGGGAAGCCCTTGGGTTGACACAGGACGAATGTGGCCTTCCACGGTCGACGTATCAACACTACGAGCGGGGGCGCAGAAACCCGAGCCACGACAGTCTCGAATCGGTTCTTGATGCCTTTGAGACGCGATTGGCTGCGATGGACCGTAACTCTCCTGCCGGCGACACTGCGGCCAGTGACGGGGGCGGAACGGATTCACTCCGCCGGGATCTGGACGCACTTACTGCACTCGTCGAAGGTGATATCGCGTGGGACCGAATCGAGTCGATAGAACCCATCGAACACGATGAGAAGTGGGTCTACGATCTCGAAATCGAGGGTACGCACAACTACCTCACTAACGGGGTTGTCTCGCATAACTCCCAGATGCTATCATATATCGAGAATATCGCGCCACGCTCTGTCTACACCTCCGGCAAAGGGTCATCGAGCGCGGGGCTTACCGCGGCCGCCGTTCGCGACGATTTCGGCGACGGCCAGCAGTGGACGCTGGAGGCGGGCGCGCTCGTGCTCGCAGATCAGGGTATCGCCGCCATCGACGAACTCGACAAAATGAGCCCGGAAGACCGCTCCGCCATGCACGAGGCGCTGGAACAGCAGCGTATCAGCGTCTCGAAGGCGGGAATCAACGCGACACTCAAATCCCGCTGTTCGCTCCTGGGCGCGGCCAACCCCAAGTACGGCCGCTTCGACCAGTACGAACCCATCGGTGAGCAGATAGACCTTGAACCGGCGCTTATCTCGCGGTTCGACCTCATCTTCACCGTGACGGACAAGCCCGATGAGGAGAAGGACCGCAACCTCGCCGAGCACATCATCCAGACCAACTACGCCGGCGAACTCCACACGCATCGGACCGAAAACCCCACCTCAAACTTCAGTGAGGAGGAGGTTGGGACCGTTACTGAGGAGGTCGCACCGACAATCGAGCCGGACCTTCTCCGGAAGTACGTCGCCTACGCGAAGCGCAACTGCTTCCCGACGATGACCGAGGAGGCAAAGAGCCGTATCGAGGACTTCTACGTCGACCTGCGGATGAAGGGTCAGGACGAGGACGCGCCGGTGCCCGTCACCGCCCGGAAGCTGGAGGCGCTGGTCCGGCTTGCTGAAGCCTCTGCACGTATACGCCTCTCCGACACCGTCGACGAAGCCGACGCCGACCGGGCAGTCGACATCGCCCACTACTGCCTGAAGGAGATCGGTGTCGATCCCGAGACCGGCGAGTTCGATGCCGACGTGGTCGAGACCGGCCAGTCGAAGACCCAGCGCGACCGCATCCAGAACATCAAAGGCATCATCTCCGACATCGAGGACGAGTATGACGAGGGCGCACCCGCTGACGTGGTCATCGAACGCGCCGAGGAAGTCGGCATCGACGAGTCGAAGGCCGAACACGAGATTGACAAGCTGAAACAGAAAGGCGAGGTGTACGAGCCTCGGACGGACCACCTCCGGACGACCTGA
- a CDS encoding methyl-accepting chemotaxis protein → MTGGPLDGLASALDRVAPEFVRQRFAAKFAVAFLAVLLVIAGAGAFTFQATSTAVERQTTGQLAETSQLEGDSIGSWVEQQRTHTRSVSQGEPLRSDRRAAAYILLQDQLLPDDVVSMHLVNDTRGEVVASTELPLEGRSLSELDAPWTNAEVPEGPGNNTQVWSSSRSYRSPVLNDEPVMAFASSVPKRDGSHLVVVTRIQSQVDRLSDTNSTKETTILNTNDETVLNIDREFDADTHRESLAAIRDANGTAAPVTAVSDGRVYAFAPVPTTNWVTVTSLDTAQAFSVRDTVGQTVGLLVLLALVSLSAVGLVLGKRTVDPLKQLRDRAERIEAGDFDVDLSTNRADEIGRLYGTFDDMRISLQNRIQEAEDAVEEAKTARSEAEELRTEAEDARAEAEEASQRLQERATEYSAVMQEIADGDLTKRLDEDAEETAMREVAVEFNAMLDGLEATVSEVAAFADEVADATIEVATGAEEIETTSQTVSDRIQEIADGAIRQHDDLEEAAAEMDELSASIEEVAASSTTVAETAREAVDRGETGREAAESAIDDMAEIESRSADAVDQILALQERMDDIGEIVDFISDIAEQTNMLALNANIEAARADKDGEGFAVVADEVKNLAEETKQAAAEIESEIAAVQTETDETVTDIRATSEHIDTGVKTVREAADAIEDTVDAIENANDGIQEIADATEDQADATQSVVHRVDGVSEISQNVTEDAEQVSAAAEEQSASVAEIAQSADELRDRADSLAATVDEFDTSDGEGGHSDVEGKR, encoded by the coding sequence ATGACGGGCGGTCCGCTTGACGGACTGGCGAGCGCGCTTGATCGAGTCGCCCCCGAGTTCGTCCGGCAGCGGTTCGCTGCGAAGTTCGCTGTTGCGTTCCTCGCAGTGTTGCTCGTCATCGCGGGCGCCGGCGCGTTCACGTTCCAGGCGACATCCACAGCCGTCGAACGCCAGACGACTGGACAGCTCGCCGAGACCAGCCAGCTGGAGGGGGACTCTATCGGCTCGTGGGTCGAACAGCAACGCACGCACACGCGCTCCGTCTCGCAGGGTGAACCGCTCCGGAGCGACCGACGAGCGGCCGCGTATATCCTTCTGCAGGACCAGCTACTGCCTGACGATGTTGTCAGTATGCACCTCGTAAACGATACTCGTGGCGAAGTGGTTGCCAGCACGGAACTCCCGCTAGAGGGGCGGTCGCTGTCAGAACTTGACGCCCCGTGGACGAACGCGGAAGTGCCGGAGGGCCCCGGGAACAACACACAGGTCTGGTCGAGTAGTCGGTCGTACCGCTCACCGGTCCTCAACGACGAACCCGTGATGGCGTTCGCGAGTTCGGTCCCGAAGCGTGATGGCTCGCACCTCGTCGTCGTCACGCGCATCCAGAGCCAGGTCGACCGGCTCAGCGATACGAATTCGACGAAGGAAACCACGATTCTGAACACCAACGACGAGACGGTACTGAACATCGACCGCGAGTTCGATGCTGACACCCACAGAGAGAGCCTCGCGGCGATCCGCGATGCGAACGGTACTGCAGCACCGGTAACAGCGGTGTCCGATGGTCGCGTGTACGCGTTCGCACCTGTCCCAACCACGAACTGGGTCACAGTGACGAGCCTGGACACGGCTCAGGCGTTTAGTGTCCGGGATACGGTCGGGCAGACAGTCGGCCTGCTTGTCCTGCTGGCACTCGTTTCGTTGTCGGCTGTCGGCCTCGTACTCGGGAAACGCACAGTCGACCCGCTGAAGCAGCTGCGAGACCGTGCTGAACGCATCGAGGCCGGCGACTTCGATGTCGACCTCTCGACGAACCGCGCCGATGAAATCGGCCGGCTCTACGGGACGTTTGACGATATGCGGATCTCTCTCCAGAACCGCATTCAGGAAGCGGAGGATGCGGTCGAGGAGGCAAAGACGGCGCGGTCGGAGGCCGAAGAGCTCCGCACGGAAGCGGAGGACGCACGAGCTGAGGCAGAAGAAGCCAGCCAGCGCCTCCAGGAGCGCGCCACCGAGTACAGCGCAGTGATGCAGGAGATCGCTGACGGTGACCTCACGAAGCGACTCGACGAAGACGCGGAGGAGACGGCAATGCGAGAAGTCGCAGTGGAGTTCAACGCAATGCTCGACGGGCTCGAAGCAACCGTCAGTGAGGTTGCGGCGTTCGCCGACGAAGTCGCGGATGCCACAATCGAGGTCGCGACTGGGGCCGAGGAAATCGAGACGACGAGCCAGACCGTCAGTGACCGCATACAGGAGATCGCCGACGGTGCCATCAGACAGCACGACGACCTCGAGGAGGCTGCCGCCGAAATGGACGAGCTATCGGCGAGCATCGAGGAAGTCGCAGCGTCGTCGACGACGGTCGCAGAGACGGCCAGAGAAGCCGTCGACCGTGGCGAAACGGGCCGGGAGGCCGCCGAGTCGGCCATTGACGACATGGCGGAAATCGAGTCCCGCTCGGCAGACGCGGTCGACCAGATTCTCGCGCTACAGGAGCGGATGGACGACATCGGCGAGATTGTCGACTTCATCTCGGATATCGCCGAGCAGACGAATATGCTCGCCCTGAACGCCAACATCGAGGCTGCCCGGGCCGACAAGGACGGCGAGGGCTTCGCCGTTGTCGCCGACGAGGTCAAGAACCTCGCGGAGGAGACAAAACAGGCGGCAGCGGAGATAGAATCCGAAATCGCGGCCGTGCAAACGGAGACAGACGAGACTGTCACGGACATCCGCGCGACTAGCGAGCACATCGACACCGGCGTGAAGACTGTCCGCGAGGCTGCCGACGCCATAGAAGACACTGTCGACGCAATCGAGAACGCCAACGATGGGATTCAGGAGATTGCGGATGCCACTGAGGACCAGGCCGACGCAACGCAAAGCGTCGTCCACCGCGTCGACGGGGTCTCGGAGATCAGCCAGAACGTGACGGAGGACGCCGAGCAGGTATCGGCAGCCGCCGAAGAGCAGTCCGCGTCCGTCGCTGAAATCGCCCAGAGCGCGGACGAACTCCGCGACCGTGCCGACTCGCTGGCCGCAACCGTCGACGAGTTCGACACCAGTGACGGGGAGGGCGGCCACAGTGATGTCGAAGGCAAGCGATAA
- a CDS encoding BMP family protein — MRDQKITRRRLLASGSAAATAAFAGCASRFENLGGSGAGDEGSSESQQATASGINESDAAATVGMVYALGGLDDRSFNDAANRGIQRARLDDGVEYTNHEPNSVAGFAEVQAELASSTNPSYDLICCIGFLQAEGLSETASEYTDQQFMIVDSVVDADNVASYVFREHEGSFQAGNLAGLLTTRDVNLGAGATNPEETTVGFVGGLDQPIIHRFEAGFKAGVEYANADVDVLTEYLGNFDDVQGARDIAAGMYDDGADIVYHAAGGAGVGIFQAAQAYERYAIGVDSDQSRSNPRYADVVLASMVKRVNVAVYNAATATVADNLPAGEVVSLGLDSDGVGIVYGTSLEPAIPDDVREALSTSREQVAAGDIVVPTERSNTGGA, encoded by the coding sequence GTGCGCGATCAAAAAATCACAAGGCGTCGACTCCTCGCCAGCGGCAGCGCGGCCGCAACCGCAGCGTTCGCTGGCTGTGCGAGCCGTTTCGAGAATTTGGGAGGGAGCGGCGCAGGGGACGAGGGTTCCAGCGAGAGCCAGCAAGCGACCGCCAGCGGCATCAACGAGAGTGATGCGGCGGCGACTGTCGGGATGGTGTACGCGCTGGGCGGGCTCGATGACCGCTCGTTCAACGATGCGGCGAACCGCGGGATTCAGCGCGCACGCCTCGATGACGGGGTCGAGTACACGAATCACGAGCCAAACAGTGTCGCCGGATTCGCCGAGGTACAGGCCGAACTGGCGAGTTCGACGAACCCGTCATACGACCTGATCTGCTGTATCGGATTCCTGCAGGCAGAGGGGCTGTCTGAGACCGCCTCAGAGTACACGGACCAGCAGTTCATGATCGTCGACTCTGTCGTGGATGCTGACAACGTAGCCAGTTACGTGTTCCGCGAACACGAGGGGTCATTTCAGGCCGGGAATCTTGCCGGGCTGCTCACGACCAGGGACGTCAACCTCGGTGCGGGTGCAACGAACCCGGAAGAGACGACCGTCGGGTTTGTCGGCGGCCTCGACCAGCCAATCATTCACAGGTTCGAGGCCGGCTTCAAAGCCGGCGTCGAGTACGCCAACGCGGACGTTGATGTCCTCACCGAGTACCTCGGGAACTTCGACGACGTGCAGGGCGCCCGCGACATCGCAGCCGGGATGTACGACGATGGAGCAGACATCGTCTACCACGCGGCGGGTGGCGCAGGTGTGGGCATCTTCCAGGCCGCACAGGCCTATGAGCGGTACGCAATCGGGGTAGACTCAGACCAGTCCCGGAGCAACCCCCGGTACGCGGACGTCGTGCTCGCGAGCATGGTCAAGCGAGTGAACGTTGCGGTCTACAACGCGGCGACGGCAACAGTCGCAGACAACCTCCCTGCTGGTGAGGTCGTCTCGCTTGGGCTTGATAGTGACGGCGTCGGCATTGTCTATGGGACCTCCCTCGAGCCAGCAATTCCCGACGACGTCAGGGAGGCGCTGTCGACATCGCGGGAGCAGGTCGCTGCCGGCGACATTGTCGTGCCCACTGAGCGCTCCAACACGGGTGGTGCCTGA
- a CDS encoding SLC13 family permease, with the protein MLFVFAVIVAALVLFATEALPVDVTAIAVMVALMLAEPATTLAADAGLLAEPVYVLHQAGDGISPLDRGLSGFASTATITVLAMFILSDGVQRTGIVQILGAKIASLTGDSETKQLSATVGLVAPISGFINNTAAVAILLPMVTDIAHKGKLSPSKLLLPLSYASMFGGMLTLIGTSTNILASQLSAELIDQPFSMFEFTQLGIIVTVIGTVYLLTVGRYLVPSRIPVEEDLTEEFEMGEYLTEVVVREDSPLIGQTVDEALRVSAFDVDIVQLVREKRTFLEPLGQKSIQAGDVFAVRTDRDTLVDLLDVEGLDIIPDVEVDDAELETANERKNLVEVVVAPGSSLIGETLVSTNFRQRYDATVLALRHGQELYRQRMDHVTLRIGDTLLVQATPESIDRLNRNNDLIVAQEVARPDFRRSKIPVAIGIVAAVVGVAALTPVHIVISALGGALAMVLTGCLRPPELYDAVQWDVIFLLAGVIPLGTALQETGGADLLAELFVMGAGSVLTAGGGLAVVLGLMYLVTALLTNIISNNASVVLMIPVAIETAQQLNANAFAFVLAVTFAASTAFMTPVGYQTNLLVYGPGGYRFTDYLKVGAPLQAVFAVATTLGIAYFWGLAPA; encoded by the coding sequence ATGTTGTTCGTGTTCGCGGTCATCGTCGCCGCGCTGGTGCTGTTTGCGACGGAGGCGCTGCCCGTCGACGTGACTGCTATCGCCGTCATGGTCGCGCTGATGCTGGCCGAGCCAGCAACGACTCTGGCGGCTGATGCCGGACTCCTCGCCGAGCCGGTGTACGTGTTACATCAGGCCGGTGACGGGATTTCGCCGCTGGATCGCGGGCTCTCGGGCTTCGCCTCGACGGCGACAATAACGGTGCTTGCGATGTTCATTCTCTCCGACGGTGTCCAGCGGACCGGTATCGTCCAGATTCTCGGCGCGAAAATCGCCTCACTGACCGGAGACAGCGAAACGAAACAGCTCAGTGCGACCGTCGGACTGGTTGCGCCTATCTCAGGGTTCATCAACAACACTGCCGCCGTTGCCATCCTCCTGCCGATGGTCACTGACATCGCACACAAGGGCAAGCTCTCGCCGTCGAAACTGTTGCTGCCGCTGTCCTATGCTTCGATGTTCGGCGGAATGCTGACGCTCATTGGGACCTCGACGAACATCCTCGCCTCGCAGCTCTCGGCGGAACTGATCGACCAGCCGTTCAGTATGTTCGAGTTCACCCAGCTCGGCATCATCGTGACCGTCATCGGAACGGTTTATCTCCTTACCGTCGGGCGCTATCTGGTCCCGTCGCGGATTCCGGTCGAAGAAGACCTCACCGAGGAGTTCGAGATGGGTGAGTACCTGACCGAGGTTGTCGTTCGCGAAGACTCCCCGCTCATCGGGCAGACTGTCGACGAGGCGCTCAGAGTCTCGGCGTTCGACGTGGACATCGTCCAGTTGGTCCGCGAGAAACGCACCTTCCTCGAACCGCTCGGCCAGAAATCCATTCAGGCCGGTGATGTCTTCGCCGTTCGGACGGACCGAGACACGCTCGTCGACCTCCTCGACGTCGAAGGGCTGGACATCATTCCGGATGTCGAGGTCGACGACGCGGAACTGGAAACCGCAAACGAGCGGAAAAACCTCGTTGAGGTTGTCGTCGCCCCCGGCTCCTCGCTTATCGGCGAGACACTCGTCTCCACGAACTTCCGCCAGCGCTACGACGCGACCGTGCTGGCGCTTCGCCACGGGCAGGAGCTGTACCGCCAGCGAATGGACCACGTTACACTCCGCATCGGCGATACGCTTCTGGTGCAGGCCACCCCCGAAAGCATCGACCGTCTCAACCGTAACAACGACTTGATTGTCGCCCAGGAGGTCGCACGGCCGGATTTCCGGCGGTCGAAGATTCCCGTCGCTATCGGCATCGTCGCTGCTGTCGTCGGCGTCGCGGCGCTGACGCCGGTCCACATCGTTATCTCGGCGCTCGGCGGCGCGCTGGCGATGGTGCTCACCGGCTGTCTCCGCCCGCCGGAGCTGTATGACGCCGTCCAGTGGGACGTCATCTTCCTGCTTGCCGGCGTCATCCCGCTTGGCACCGCACTACAGGAGACCGGCGGCGCTGACCTGCTCGCGGAGCTGTTCGTCATGGGTGCTGGCAGCGTCCTTACCGCTGGAGGTGGCCTCGCCGTCGTCCTCGGTCTGATGTATCTCGTCACGGCACTGCTGACGAACATCATCTCGAACAACGCTTCCGTCGTCCTGATGATCCCGGTCGCCATCGAAACCGCCCAGCAACTGAACGCCAATGCCTTCGCCTTCGTCCTCGCCGTCACCTTTGCCGCCTCGACGGCGTTCATGACGCCGGTCGGCTATCAGACCAACCTCCTTGTCTATGGCCCCGGTGGGTACCGATTCACCGACTATCTGAAGGTTGGTGCGCCGCTACAGGCTGTATTCGCCGTCGCAACGACGCTTGGCATCGCGTATTTCTGGGGCCTCGCTCCCGCGTGA